A section of the Streptomyces sp. NBC_01408 genome encodes:
- the ngcE gene encoding N-acetylglucosamine/diacetylchitobiose ABC transporter substrate-binding protein, with protein sequence MGSTSAHGENGNGDAGLGRRDLIKRSAALGLITVPTMSFLSACASGGEENSTKGPDKGAVTKENPFGVAKGSKLDVVVFKGGFGDDYAKAWEAAFDKKWGTTSEHLGTQEITAKLQPRFNGGNPPDVVDDSGAQKIPLDVLAKSGQLADLTAVLDAPSLDDPTKKVRDMLVDGAVDQGNQGGKFVTLKYVYAVSGFWYSGKLFKEKGWAPPKTWDEFLAVCTKAKEAGIGGLAHQGKHPYYINVVIMDLIAKKGGLDALKAIDHLEPNAFEGNPAALAAVEAVYEVVEKGLLMPGTNGLTHTESQTAWNEYKAAFIPSGSWLENEQLKQTPEDFDMKFLPVPLLADSKLPFEAIRAGVDEPFIVPEKAANKAAGLEFLRSMLSREWSTIFAQQANSLTVVKDGVDPGVKLRPGTQSAVDALKSAGTNTFSYRYTDWYSEMDTEIQNASNELMAQRIQPKEWIKRAQAAVDKAAKDPNAKNNRRS encoded by the coding sequence ATGGGATCCACCTCCGCCCACGGCGAGAACGGCAACGGCGACGCCGGTCTCGGCCGCCGTGACCTGATCAAGCGCTCCGCGGCACTCGGCCTCATCACCGTGCCGACGATGAGCTTCCTGTCCGCGTGCGCCTCGGGCGGCGAGGAGAACTCCACGAAGGGGCCCGACAAGGGTGCGGTGACCAAGGAGAACCCCTTCGGCGTCGCCAAGGGCAGCAAGCTGGACGTCGTCGTCTTCAAGGGCGGCTTCGGCGACGACTACGCGAAGGCCTGGGAGGCCGCCTTCGACAAGAAGTGGGGCACCACCAGTGAGCACCTGGGCACCCAGGAGATCACCGCCAAGCTCCAGCCGCGCTTCAACGGAGGCAACCCGCCGGACGTCGTCGACGACTCCGGCGCCCAGAAGATCCCGCTGGACGTCCTCGCCAAGAGCGGCCAGCTCGCCGACCTCACCGCCGTCCTCGACGCCCCCTCGCTCGACGACCCCACCAAGAAGGTCCGCGACATGCTCGTCGACGGAGCCGTCGACCAGGGCAACCAGGGCGGCAAGTTCGTCACCCTGAAGTACGTGTACGCCGTCTCCGGCTTCTGGTACTCCGGCAAGCTCTTCAAGGAGAAGGGCTGGGCCCCGCCGAAGACCTGGGACGAGTTCCTGGCCGTCTGCACCAAGGCCAAGGAGGCGGGCATCGGCGGCCTCGCCCACCAGGGCAAGCACCCGTACTACATCAACGTCGTCATCATGGACCTGATCGCCAAGAAGGGCGGCCTGGACGCCCTGAAGGCGATCGACCACCTGGAGCCGAACGCCTTCGAGGGCAACCCGGCCGCCCTCGCCGCGGTCGAGGCGGTGTACGAGGTGGTCGAGAAGGGCCTGCTGATGCCGGGCACCAACGGCCTCACCCACACGGAGTCCCAGACCGCCTGGAACGAGTACAAGGCGGCCTTCATCCCCTCCGGCTCCTGGCTGGAGAACGAACAGCTGAAGCAGACCCCGGAGGACTTCGACATGAAGTTCCTGCCGGTGCCGCTGCTCGCCGACAGCAAGCTGCCCTTCGAGGCCATCCGGGCCGGCGTCGACGAGCCCTTCATCGTCCCGGAGAAGGCCGCCAACAAGGCCGCCGGCCTGGAGTTCCTGCGCTCGATGCTGTCCCGCGAATGGTCGACGATCTTCGCCCAGCAGGCCAACTCCCTCACCGTCGTCAAGGACGGCGTGGACCCGGGCGTCAAGCTGCGGCCGGGCACCCAGTCGGCGGTGGACGCCCTCAAGTCAGCGGGCACCAACACCTTCAGCTACCGCTACACCGACTGGTACAGCGAGATGGACACCGAGATCCAGAACGCGTCCAATGAGCTGATGGCCCAGCGGATCCAGCCGAAGGAATGGATCAAGCGGGCCCAGGCTGCGGTAGACAAGGCGG